A DNA window from Microcystis aeruginosa NIES-843 contains the following coding sequences:
- a CDS encoding carbon dioxide-concentrating mechanism protein, which produces MKTKRHPKDSALGLVSTLSFPAIVGTADMMLKSAEVTLVGYEKIGGGHCTAIVRGNIADVRLAVEEGAKTAAQFGQLVSKSVIPRPMPNLEVIFPIGSRLAEIAQSQRGFSKLSNMSIGLLETRGFPAMVGAADAMLKSADVQLASYETIGDGLCTAIIRGSVANVAVAIDAGMREAEKIGELHAVMIIPRLLEDLEHTLPVASYWLETPEPLPMLLPNTVREKQRELVALPELEKTKIPIRRQEMQEKVLEEVIPVEVITDEDSY; this is translated from the coding sequence ATGAAAACCAAACGTCACCCCAAAGATAGCGCCTTGGGTTTAGTCTCTACCCTCAGCTTTCCGGCGATCGTCGGGACGGCGGATATGATGCTAAAATCGGCAGAAGTTACCCTCGTGGGTTACGAAAAAATTGGCGGTGGTCACTGTACGGCGATCGTGCGTGGTAATATTGCCGATGTGCGGTTAGCAGTGGAAGAAGGGGCAAAAACCGCCGCACAGTTCGGACAATTGGTATCTAAATCGGTTATTCCCCGACCGATGCCCAATTTAGAGGTAATTTTCCCCATTGGTAGCCGTTTAGCCGAAATTGCCCAAAGTCAACGGGGTTTCAGCAAACTGAGCAATATGTCGATCGGTCTCTTGGAAACCAGGGGTTTTCCCGCTATGGTGGGGGCAGCCGATGCCATGTTAAAATCGGCCGATGTGCAGTTAGCTTCCTACGAAACAATTGGGGATGGTTTGTGTACGGCCATTATCCGGGGTTCCGTCGCTAATGTGGCCGTAGCCATTGATGCGGGAATGCGGGAAGCAGAGAAAATCGGTGAACTGCACGCGGTGATGATTATTCCCCGTTTATTGGAAGATTTAGAACATACCCTACCGGTAGCCAGCTACTGGTTAGAAACTCCCGAACCTTTACCGATGTTGTTACCCAATACTGTCCGGGAAAAACAACGGGAATTGGTCGCTTTACCTGAATTGGAAAAAACCAAAATACCGATTCGTCGCCAAGAAATGCAGGAGAAAGTGTTAGAAGAAGTGATTCCCGTGGAAGTTATCACCGATGAGGACAGTTATTAA
- a CDS encoding N-acetylmuramidase domain-containing protein, whose product MLIWAGFALGYNGSGYRANRYDTKLANAYHRSLSA is encoded by the coding sequence ATGCTAATTTGGGCAGGTTTTGCTCTAGGCTACAATGGGTCAGGCTATCGTGCTAATAGGTACGATACCAAACTTGCTAATGCTTACCATAGATCGCTTTCTGCCTAA
- a CDS encoding ISKra4-like element ISMae43 family transposase (programmed frameshift), with translation MLSENEKRIKELCQELGQCLYEQSPINKFNNLGEIEETVRDLMIQYVNPEIGNFFVKTSTGETAGRTRKVKSILGELPITEKQAKKLEIKSRTQMSPMLEKNCLLLSGDESYEKSAQKIKSLTGIAVSHSTQQRLVHRYAFEELPSNPEVEVEEMSLDGGKVRLRTAKGKALIWRDYKAVSFHQLGVAAFFQDNSALLDLVNSQVLAKPLICLGDGHDGIWNLFREIGEKQERIEILDWYHLIENLYKVGGSFQRIEEVKCFLWKGEVDAAISCFEGWSEPQVENFIIYLNKHKHRIVNYGYLQAEGISIGSGSVESKIKQIAHRLKITGASWESGNVPQVLRHRCAYLNGCLF, from the exons ATGTTATCAGAAAATGAAAAAAGAATTAAAGAGTTATGTCAAGAGTTAGGGCAATGTCTCTATGAGCAATCCCCAATTAATAAATTTAATAACTTGGGAGAGATAGAGGAGACAGTCAGAGATTTAATGATTCAGTATGTCAACCCAGAAATCGGTA ATTTTTTTGTCAAAACAAGCACAGGAGAAACAGCTGGTCGGACAAGAAAAGTGAAAAGTATTTTGGGGGAATTACCAATTACAGAAAAACAAGCGAAAAAATTAGAAATAAAGTCTCGGACTCAGATGAGTCCAATGTTAGAGAAGAACTGTTTGCTATTAAGTGGCGATGAATCCTACGAGAAATCGGCGCAGAAAATCAAATCATTGACAGGGATTGCTGTTTCTCACAGTACCCAACAACGCCTCGTACATCGCTATGCTTTTGAAGAATTACCGTCTAACCCAGAAGTGGAAGTGGAAGAAATGAGCCTAGATGGCGGTAAGGTACGACTAAGAACTGCCAAGGGAAAAGCCTTAATTTGGCGTGATTATAAAGCAGTGAGTTTTCATCAACTGGGGGTAGCGGCTTTTTTTCAAGATAACTCAGCTTTATTAGATTTGGTTAATTCTCAAGTTTTGGCCAAGCCTTTAATTTGTTTAGGAGATGGACATGATGGTATCTGGAATTTATTTCGTGAGATAGGAGAGAAACAGGAAAGAATTGAAATATTGGATTGGTATCATTTAATCGAAAACCTCTATAAAGTTGGCGGGTCATTCCAGCGAATTGAGGAGGTAAAATGTTTTCTCTGGAAGGGGGAAGTGGATGCTGCTATCTCCTGTTTTGAGGGATGGTCAGAGCCGCAAGTGGAGAATTTTATTATTTATTTGAACAAGCATAAACATCGAATTGTCAATTATGGTTATTTGCAGGCAGAGGGCATTTCGATTGGCTCTGGCTCTGTTGAATCAAAAATTAAACAAATTGCTCATCGTCTTAAAATTACTGGTGCAAGTTGGGAATCTGGTAATGTACCGCAAGTCCTTCGTCATCGCTGTGCTTATCTAAATGGTTGCCTTTTTTAA
- a CDS encoding EcoRI family type II restriction endonuclease, with product MTKKNQSKRLTNQHKESKGVVGIFGDEAKSHDITVGKISLFVIEQLEKEFPQLSFQYKTSIKKEEINEALKKIDPELGQTLFVSNSSIIPDGGIIEVKDDNGNWRIVLVSEAKHQGKDIENIKAGKLVGAKNDQDLMAAGNAIERSHKNISEIANLMLSESHFPYVLFLEGSNFLTETISIKRPDGRVVTLEYNSGTLNRLDRLTSANYGMPINTNLCKNKFVKHKDKTIMLQATSIYTQGNGEKWDVKKMFDIMLEISKTSLKVLGSEIFNQITKSK from the coding sequence ATGACTAAAAAGAATCAATCAAAAAGATTAACGAATCAACATAAAGAGTCTAAAGGTGTAGTTGGTATATTTGGAGATGAAGCAAAATCACACGACATAACTGTTGGAAAAATTTCACTTTTTGTAATTGAACAGCTTGAAAAGGAGTTTCCTCAATTATCTTTTCAATACAAAACGAGCATAAAAAAAGAAGAAATAAACGAAGCATTAAAGAAAATTGACCCAGAATTAGGACAAACACTTTTTGTATCAAATTCAAGTATTATACCCGATGGTGGAATAATAGAAGTAAAAGATGATAACGGTAATTGGAGAATCGTTTTAGTTTCGGAAGCTAAACATCAGGGGAAAGACATTGAAAACATCAAAGCAGGAAAACTTGTAGGAGCAAAAAATGATCAAGATTTGATGGCTGCTGGTAATGCGATAGAAAGATCCCATAAAAACATATCTGAAATCGCTAATTTGATGTTATCTGAATCTCATTTTCCCTATGTATTATTTCTAGAAGGCTCAAATTTTTTAACAGAAACTATTTCAATTAAAAGACCCGATGGAAGGGTTGTAACGCTTGAATACAATTCAGGAACGCTAAATAGATTAGATAGGTTAACTTCTGCAAATTATGGAATGCCCATTAATACCAATTTGTGTAAAAATAAGTTTGTCAAGCATAAAGATAAAACAATTATGCTTCAAGCAACTTCTATATACACACAAGGAAATGGCGAAAAATGGGATGTCAAAAAAATGTTTGATATTATGCTTGAAATTTCTAAAACCTCTCTTAAAGTATTAGGCAGTGAGATATTTAATCAGATAACCAAAAGTAAATAA